Within Streptomyces roseirectus, the genomic segment GGCACGCCGGGTGCCAACCAGCAGCTCGGCTCCAGCCTCTGGTACACCGGCACGAACCTCTACGTCGGCCTGCCGTTCGGGCCCTCCACCCACGGCACCCTCTACTCCCTGCCGCTCTCCAACGTGACCGCGGGCGGAACCGTCGCTCCGGCCACGGTCTACCAGCCGGGGGCGGGCGGCCTCCCGGCCACGGGCGACCGCTTCGGCCACGCGGCTCGGTGAGTGAGCCTCCGCTCGTCTTGAGGTAGCTGTGTCGAACGCCCTCGCCCAGGGAATGCCGGGCGGGGGCGTTCGGCGTGTGCGGGTTGGGGCGACGGCTGCGGGGCGGGCTTCTTAAGGACGCCTGGGACGCGATACTGACGTGGACCGACCGACCAGGAGCCCCCATGACCCTGCCCCGCAAAGGCACCCGCCGGATCGTGGTCGCCGGGGTGTCCTACCGATGGCATCTGCGGCGCAGGCCGACGTACGCCCGGGGGCTCCTGTGGACGCCCTGCACGTACGTCGTGGAGCACGCCGATTCCCCGGGCGCGGTGTTGGTGGTGACGACGGGGCGACCGCACCCCGGCAACTGGCTCGGCGCCGAGGCCGTCGGCGTACGGCCGTCCGATGTCGCCGGTGCCGTGGAACGCGCACTGGACCAGGGCTGGGCCCCGACAACTCCGGGAGCGCCCTTCCACCTGCGCATGTCTCAGCCGTGATCGCTTCAAGGGGGCTCTGCCTCAGGGGCGGGAAAGAAAGGGTCACATGGACGCCGAGAAGCATCGACGCGCGCTCGAATTCGTCGAGTCGCACAAGAAGGACGGCTGCTTCCTGTTGCCGAACGCGTGGGATGTCGGTAGCGCACGTCTGTTGGAGTCCGCAGGTTTTCCGGCGATCGCGACGACGAGTGCGGGGATCGCGTTCTCGTTGGGCAGGCCGGATCATGGGTATGGCGGGGGGCGTTTGGGGCGGGCGGCGGTGCTGGGGCGGGTTGGGGAGATGGCGGCCGGGGTTGGGGTGCCGGTGAGTGCGGATCTGGAGGATGGGTACGGGCGGGCGCCTCAAGTTGTCGCGGAGACCGTTGAGTTGGCGTTGGGGGCTGGTGCGGCGGGCGGGAATATCGAGGACTTCACGGGGGACCGGCGCGCCCCGTTGTATGACGCGGCGCTCGCGGTGGACCGCATTCGTGCGGCTCGCGGGG encodes:
- a CDS encoding isocitrate lyase/PEP mutase family protein, whose protein sequence is MDAEKHRRALEFVESHKKDGCFLLPNAWDVGSARLLESAGFPAIATTSAGIAFSLGRPDHGYGGGRLGRAAVLGRVGEMAAGVGVPVSADLEDGYGRAPQVVAETVELALGAGAAGGNIEDFTGDRRAPLYDAALAVDRIRAARGAIDASGRPFALVGRTDVLLTGGTLDEAVRRANAYLGAGADCAFVPGAADGATIGALVKRIDGPLNVVMGLTGGELTMAELRELGVRRVTVGGSIVRAMYRQLADAARELMEQGTFTYAANQLPQDEINALYRGGAERQ